Below is a window of Dromiciops gliroides isolate mDroGli1 chromosome 5, mDroGli1.pri, whole genome shotgun sequence DNA.
GAATTTAATCTGAACATTATCTTGAAAATGTTGCTGTTCTGTAACTGTCttcttgttatttattttatgtgcATTTGGTCTCCCTGATTAGACTCTGTTCCTTGGGAATGGGGAATTTTTTGCCCTTGCTCCATCAATACAATGAAGGGCTCTCAATTGTAATAGAAGAAACGGTTGTGACAAAGTATGTGGAATGAGTTTAAGTCCCTAGGACCTGCTTTATATAGCAGTAGGGATCACAATGCTGGCCACACCCCAAGAATATCCTTGCTATATCTGCATTCTGTACTGCAAAGGAAGTGCATCAAGTGTCTATATCCAGACACATCCTCTGGTCCATTCCAACTGCTTGATGGCAGAAAGAGCCACCATCCTGACCTGATTTTCTTTTATGATATACTGTCCAAGGTTAGAGGttatgttcttcctttttttattccttctagCACCTAGTGCATATTTAGCACACAGTAGTCACTTGATTTCTACTTCTGCTTGGAGCTGTGTTTGGGGGCATATATGACACCTACTTCTCTGCAGGATAACATCCACAGTTTAGTCTCTAGGAAGCTGGCTTTTGAGACATCTCTCAAGTAATGAACAAGGGAGAGGAATACaaaaaaatatgcaaagaaaaGCCAGAGAATGGGCTCGCCTTGTAAAAGTGTTAGTTGTAAGCtgaccttgtgtgtgtgtgtgtattccctaTCAGTGAATTCTACCATGGGGTTTTTTATGTGAGTTGCAGCTCAAAGTGGCTTGgagaaattatatgtaataaatgttAGGTAAAAGGATTCATCTTTAGTCCTTAATCTAGGAAGCTAGATATTAAAACAATAATgccggggcagccaggtggcgcagtggatagagcaccagccctggagtcaggagtacctgagttcaaatccagcctcagacacttaacacttgctagctgtgtgaccctgggcaagtcacttaaccccaattgcctcactaaaaaaacaacaacaaaaaaacaataacgCCCCTTACATTTCCTCTGCCAGGTATGCCTCCTGATCAACTTGGACATCAACATCTTTTTTGGTTGCAATCTTGTACATAGGGATTGCTTTTTGCACTGCAGCCTAGAAAACATGAGAGAGTATCGATTCAAGGTTTTGGCAGCAACTTTggaatatatacaaagaagaaaacatgaattGTGCTCGATAAATACACAAAAATCCAACAAAGTGCTAGAAACACAGTGAGAACACCCCGCCCTCAAGCAGTCTCTCCATTTTCTTTAAGAATCAAGtgaacgggcagctaggtggcgcagtggatagagcaccggccctggattcagtagtacctgagttcaaatccagcctcagacacttgacacttactagccgtgtgaccctgggcaagtcacttaacccccactgccccgcaaaaaaaaaaagaaagaaaagaaaagaatcaagtgAACACTGTACTAGGTTAAAGGTGTCAGAGATGTTATCattctatttttgtatttgaaatttCAGTTATTAACTACAGAGTAATGATGTAAATTGTTGCAATATATTTTTACTGATTTTATATTAATTCACATGTATTGCTTATTGTTATAAATAATTTACATTCTGTAGGAAAAAAGGCTAGGGGGGATCAGTGTGTAGCCAGATTTTTAGGGCCACTCCACTGTGGTGGAATAGAGAATATGTTCTGCcaataaacctttatttttttaactgtttgTTTTGCATGAGTGATCTCTCCTGCATATAGTTTTTCCttgaatttcatatttttctgtaACAGACTGACTCAATTCCACTGCTCAATTAAACCCGTCTTACAGAGTAAGCCACTGATAATAATTACCAATCCTAGTAACATCCTGATCCCTTAAGAAAAACTACAATTTTTCCCCCAGAGATGACAGTaaatacaaatatgatctcatgcCAAGCTTCAACTCCCCTGATTCTGGCTAGCCAGAAGTCCCATCAGTTCCCTCTTGATGAACAAAGgttttttctcttataaacaTCATATTTACCGTGACGAGAGGGATATCATCTTTCTTGCAACGGACAATCATTCGTGGCTCCAGCAATTGGTATAAACCCTGTGCAGGATAAGAACAGATAGAACTGGCAGTTTTTCTGACACTTATCTCATATAACAGGAAAAAAGATAAACACAGGTTTCCAAAAGATAAGAGTATATCTATAAACAATAAAAGTGAAGTTAATGATTTTATTTGGTAACATAAAAATGCAGATAAGTATTAGGTTAAAACAAAagccaatttttgttttttattggctatgggaaaagaaagaactcTGACTGTAATTAAGATAATTATGTGATATAGTATCAGACAATGAATAACTACCTAGATTCTCTGGTCAAACCATCAAGCAAGTACCTCTGATACAACCTGGAAGTTACAACTTGAGTGCTGCAAGCAAACTTTACTTGAGTTATGTAGGATGAACATGTGGAAAAATGCCATCAGGACCATTTTATTAGGCCAGACAGCacaaacaaggaaaaaagaaaagaatcaattaAAGGAAAGCTTTATTAAAAGAAAGGTGAAGGAAAAGAGCTGAactaagaaaaattatttcatgatCAATAAGTTCCAATACTAAAGAAGGAAGGTAGTACATAGTAAAAGGTTCTAGGAAATGTTTATTAGAAAGGGTGGGGCCCTCTAGCCATATTTTATAGTATGCAAAATTACCTGAAGGACCAGACCATCCAAAAGTACCTGATACCTGGTTGTATCTTTCACTACTTTGGCAAGTCTCTGCTTTGCTTCATTTAATAAGTCCTGAAGAGAAAggatagaggaaaagagaaagtcaTTTTCCAATCCTGAAAAAAATTCTACATACCTGacaattaggcagctaggtggatagaagATTggtcctggagtgaggaggatctgaattcaaatgtggcctcatacacttaataacTGGGTAagcctagacaagtcacttaaccctgtttaccttagtttcctcatctgtaaaatgatctggacaaggaaacagaaaaccactccagtatctttgccaagaaaaccccaaaaaggtttttttttaatcacaatgactgaaatgactcaacaactctcaaacctcttttttaaaagtttattttcattttttaataaatatttttaaaaaatttcttccttgggaaaaggacccacatgtacaaaaatatttatagcagctctctttgtggtagaaaagaactggaaatcgagggaatgcccatcaattagggaatggctaaataagttgtagtatatgaatgtaatggaatattattgtgccgtaagaaacgatgagcaggaggatttcagaaaaacacctggaaggacttacatgaactgatgctgactgagaggagcagaaccaggagaacattgtacacagtaaaagcaacattgtatgatgatcaactgtgatggacttggcccttttcagcagtgcaatgattcaaaaccatttcaaagaactcatgatagaaaatgttctcaatatccagaaaaaagaactgtggattatgaatgcagattgaaccatactgtttctacttttttgtttgtttttgtttttgtttttgcagggcaatgagggttaagtgacttgcccagggtcacacagctagttaagtgtcaaatgtctgaggctggatttgaacttaggacttcctgactccaagaccagtgctttatccactgcaccacctacctgcccccctgtttctacttttgggctgtttctttttccttcttttttgaggttttcctcttgtgctctgattcttctttcacaatatgactaatgcagaaatatgtttaatgtgattgtacatatttaacctatatcagattgctttccgtcttggggaggagggaggaaagtgatcttacgaaaacaaatgttaaactatccttacatgtaactagaaaataataaaatacttttattaaaaaaaaaatgtcttcatcCCCTTACTGCCCCATTGCATAGTTCTTACTTCAATTTTCTTCACTCTTAATCAGTTCAAAAAGGTCTTCCCATTTTcccttaaaattatttattttatcatttatgaTGGCACAACAGTTTAttacctcttcattttaaatcTTTGGACACTGCAAAATTAgtagctatcaatatttttgtacatatttctcTTTATTGCATAGGCTCCAGTAGGGTTATTACTGGACCAACAGGGTATATGGTTTGATAACTTTCTGGCAGATCACTTCAAACTtgtttccagaatggctgggccaattcacagctccaccagcagtaaACTAGTGTACCTTTTTTCCCCACAGCCCTTatgacatttatcatttcttcttgTGTCATCTGTGCCAGTGTCATGGTGGATTCTtaaaagttgctttaatttggaTTTCTATGATTATTAGTGACAGTATTTTTTATCAAGGTCTTCCTCTATTTAGAAGATCTGAAAGCCAAAGTCTTACttattcctctcatttttttgatgttatttaagttttgaaaaattttcatacccaattcattttctttcccttttgctgATAAAAACAATTAGATATACAcattttcttctaaaaactgctttAACTACATGAATCTAATGTGTTATTTCATGGTCATATTATTTGATGAAATTTTCTCTTGtttctatacttttttctttgatccacCAGTTTTTAGAATTATCCTTAGTCTCTTTAGtctacaatttatttttaattctttctttaagggccctttattgaatataattttattgcctAAATAAATAATGGGTTTAGTTTTTCTGCATTTCTATAtttttcatgaagtctttttggggcagctaggcagcacagtagatagagcactgggcctggagtcaagaagactcatctcgaagaggatctccaagtccaggggaaaaaaaagaagaactgtggtatatagatgctgaatgaaccatactacttcttttgtttttggtgttgatgtttttctattttgaggtttgtcgtcattgctctgatttttctcttataacatgactaaggcagaaatatgtttaatgttattatgtgtatgtgtatatatataaaaacctatattggattacctgctgtctaggagaggggggagagagggagaaaaatctgaaattggagagcttgtataaacaaaagttgagaactatctttacatgtaatgggaaaaaaaataaaatactttattaatttaaaaataaaataaaaaaaaaagaagaagacccatctccttgaattcaaattcagcctcagacacttactagctatgtgagcctgggcatgtcatttaacgtcagtttcctcatctgtaaattgagctagagaaggaaatggcaaaccactcccatatctttgccaagaaaaccccaaatgggggcagctaggtggcgcagtgaatagagcaccggccctggagtcaggaggacctgagttcaaaatctggcctcagacacctaacacttactagctatgtgaccttaggcaagtcacttaaccccaattgcctcactaaaaaaaaaaaaaaagtaaaccccaaatggagtcatgaagagtcagatatgacaaaacaacagcaaaaccaTCCTGAAAGTCACTCAGTTTTATAACCTCAGAAACCTaacctcttccctcttcctcattcttcataatcaatcagttgccaaagGACTATGTTACTATTCTTCTGCACAAGAATGTTCAGTGGCTcactctaagataaaatacagattcctcagtttggcatttaaagtccatCACAGTTAAGACTACAGCTAATCTTCCCATATTTGTTTAAACTGCCTACTTGCTGTTAACTGGATTTGACATTTTATCACCATGCTTTTGTACAAACTATCTATCATGAATGCTTAGCACTCTAAGCATTTTGTCTTCCTCCCTACTTCAAAGAATCTCTGGTTTCTTTCCATGTCCTACTGTAATGttcttttctcaaattttcttgtatttatcTGTTTACTTGTTTGTATCCTTGAAGTAGGATGTAAGCTGCTTACGAgatggtttttcatttttaactttgttttttcaGCAACTAGGACAGTGCCTTACATGTAgcaatttaataaatacctgttcaattgaattaaaaatactATGTCCCACAGCAGTTTATTCCACTTTGGGAGAGTTCTGATCACATGAAATTTTTTATAGAACAGTAAAATTTCTCTCTTcaacttctacccactgctcTTAGTTTTACCCTCTAGGAACAAGTAGCACAAGCATAACCCTTCCTCCAAATGAcaaaacctcattgccctgaccaaaaaagaaaaaaaagagagtggtCAAAAATGAATGCTCgaatttttctttacatgtaattggaaaaaaaaaatactattttaaaaaagaaagctactATTTTGACatacaaaaaagtatatattttaaacttaaaacagTATCAACACTGTCCTGATTATTTTGAAATCTGTTCTATAATCAACTAGAAGATCTTTCAGCATTTCCAAttctaaaagaatttttttcaataaatagaagaaataacGCTCCAAATTATAAAAACTAGTTTTGATCATGATTTGTGAAAGTGGTAAAACACTTGGCACTAATAATAAAGAATGCTATGGCATTTACATCATTTAGACTTCTTTGATACTTTCTAGTCTGAGTACTCCCTCCAGTGTTGCAGAGTACAAACCATTCATGGCATTTCATCTTGTAGTACTCTTGTCTATTTCCTCCCAGTGAGATAGGGGCCTTCCTCTATGTCTCCTGACATTTAGGCAATCCATGTCATTTCCCACTCTTGCTACATGACTGACCATTTCTGCTGGTACATTTCTTTGTTATCTTTTGACACATCTCTTGCACAATTCTTCACTGGTAGCACTTTGAATTTTATAAGTGGTACATGAAATAAAGTTACACCTTTCATGTTACTAAAGAGTATTGTAACTAACTACATCAATTATGACCAAAAAGGATTACTATTCTTTCAAGTAGTTAATAAACTAGGTAAGTCAATCAATCTAATTAGTTAAAGAATTCTCTCCTGGGGGAAACCACTGCTATTCACATAAGACTAAGAATTGTTTAAGACATAAATTGTCAGCTACTTGGAGATATGAACATTTTGTATTTCTGTTCCATTGGACACATTCAATtagctataaatttttttccatcttctaaACTCAGCAGCAGAAAGGATGAATCATCCAATTTAAGAACTGGTCAGCAAGCCAGTGATAAAGGATTCTAATTTGGgagcttgttctttataatttgaaTAGCAAATATAGCTACCTATATTTGACCTAAACATATTTGACAATTCCATctgtttaaaaatcaaatcaaaataaacTGAGTCAAGTCAATCCCTCTCAAAGCAAAGtcgattagggcagctaggtggcacagtggttaaagcaacagccctggattcaggaggacatgagttcaaatctggcttcagacacttgacacttactagctgtgtgaccttgggcaagtcacttaaccctcacttccccgcccccccccaccccgcccccaaagCAAtgtagatttgaaaaaaaaatactgtcagCGTTAGATACTCACTGAGATAAGGTCATCTCTGGCTCTGAGGACTTTCAATCTTGCCTGATTCATCAAGTTGGACATCTGACTGAAAGTTGCATGGAAACGTAAGAGTCAGAACTGAGTGCTTTTAACAACAGCAGCAGAATCTGCTATATATTCTGAACAAAGCTTACCTCGTAGTGCAAATGCTTTTCTCACTATAGACCAACCTAAGCTTTACTAGAGTTAATATTTACCTATGTTCTACCCAGTGATTTCAGTGAGTGCCATTACTAAAACTCTTtactcaaaagcaggaaaatttACTCAAAAGACCAGGAAGTAGGGGGCAGcaggatggtgcagtggttaaagcgctggctctggattcagtagtacctgagttcaaatccagcctcagacacttaacacttactagctgtgtgaccctgggcaagtcacttaacccccattgccccgcaaaaaaaacccaaaacccaaaaaccaaaacaaaagaccaGGAAGTAAAAGCTActcacattttcttctgctgttcaatttgtttctccttcttttcataatattccattatctttaGCCTCTGCGTTTGCACAAGACGACCTTTCTCAATGTTGAACTCTTCTTCTGCCTATATGAACCAATTTACATTCAAACAAGAGGTACTAATTACTGACCAAAAAAGGTCGAACACAGCAGCTGACTTGTCTATATTCCTGGGTGATGTGTTCTGTCATAACTATATCATTCAATGTGGAAAACCTGAAATTTACTCTGCCCATCTCATTAGaatttgctttttaaactttaatatctggaaaatgagagagatAATTCTCAGATACATACAGGAAAGGCAGTGTAAGGTAGGAAGAAatattgaacttggagttaggtgagacttgcattcaaatcttcaaattttgcttttttctttttttacacttTACTAGTTAacttctgaaccttagtttccacatctataaaatggggacaataatgttTATAAGCATATACCTTATAaaattatgaggatcaaattaaaaatgtatattaagtgctttgtaaaccttaaggtgatATGTATGTCAGttcttatataaatgtcagttattattaagaACAAAGATTAATTGACCttgagaaacaaaaatatttgatcAAGAATTTGTATGCAAATTGGGCTGCAAAACAGTCTCTCcagagatgatttttttcccaagaaaagtAAATGTTAAAAGTCTAGGTTCAAATTTACTTTTCTCGAATAAGGACATAAAATTCTGATTTTCCTTCCCATTCTGTAtattaataatgattaaaaaCTGAAATTGAAGATTGTTTTAAATGagctaaaatatataattaaaacagcttagtatttaaaaataataattgagtcTTCATATTctgagaaaaatcaaataaaaaaccaCAGCAGTTTATCTCTTTTCCCATCATGGTAGATGAAGGTGTTGAAGATAATGCTGAGATTTCTATATCTGAAGAACATCAAATGGATAAAGgtccaagaaaaaatgaaataagtacaGCAatcagtaaaattaaaaaaaaaaaggaaactgtaaATAATTAAAGCCAAGGTCAACACACCAAAATTGTACCTTTCATCC
It encodes the following:
- the ATP6V1E1 gene encoding V-type proton ATPase subunit E 1 is translated as MALSDADVQKQIKHMMAFIEQEANEKAEEIDAKAEEEFNIEKGRLVQTQRLKIMEYYEKKEKQIEQQKKIQMSNLMNQARLKVLRARDDLISDLLNEAKQRLAKVVKDTTRYQVLLDGLVLQGLYQLLEPRMIVRCKKDDIPLVTAAVQKAIPMYKIATKKDVDVQVDQEAYLAEEIAGGVEIYNGDRRIKVSNTLESRLDLIAQQMMPEVRGALFGANANRKFLD